A single window of Cottoperca gobio chromosome 9, fCotGob3.1, whole genome shotgun sequence DNA harbors:
- the hint2 gene encoding LOW QUALITY PROTEIN: histidine triad nucleotide-binding protein 2, mitochondrial (The sequence of the model RefSeq protein was modified relative to this genomic sequence to represent the inferred CDS: deleted 1 base in 1 codon), translating into MYFRQMLRTQLIGTRAAHLHRLHRVCRAEVAPLKISRVFLINIFFLLTAAGHVDNNCATGGGCGESAVPHHQELCTKSDEVKLAKEASKKYGSPAPTIFSKVIDKSIPADIIYEDEKCLAFRDISPQAPVHFLVIPRVPIPRISEAKDDDTELLGHLLVVAKNVARQESLNEGYRVVINDGKHGAQSVYHLHIHVLGGRQLKWPPG; encoded by the exons ATGTATTTTCGTCAGATGTTGCGGACGCAGTTAATCGGGACCAGAGCGGCTCACCTCCACCGTTTGCACCGTGTTTGTCGAGCCGAGGTAGCTCCTCTGAAAATAAGTCGTGTCTTTCtcattaacattttctttttgttaactgCAGCTGGGCATGTTGACAACAATTGTGCTACTGGTGGTGGCTGTGGGGAAAGTGCAGTGCCCCACCACCAAGAG CTGTGCACCAAAAGTGACGAAGTGAAGCTGGCAAAGGAGGCCAGTAAGAAGTACGGCTCCCCAGCTCCAACCATCTTCTCCAAAGTGATTGACAAAAGCATCCCTGCAGATATAATTTATGAAGATGAGAAG tgTTTGGCATTCAGGGATATCAGCCCACAGGCCCCTGTTCACTTCCTTGTTATTCCAAGGGTCCCTATTCCCAGAATAAGTGAGGCCAAGGATGATGATACCGAG CTCTTAGGACATTTGTTGGTTGTTGCCAAAAATGTGGCGAGGCAGGAATCTCTAAATGAAGGATACAGAGTGG TGATCAACGATGGAAAGCACGGTGCTCAGTCAGTTTACCACCTTCACATCCACGTCCTGGGAGGAAGACAGTTG AAATGGCCACCAGGATAA
- the LOC115013089 gene encoding long-chain-fatty-acid--CoA ligase ACSBG2-like isoform X3, with the protein MEGSGPGSETPLTVPQLFLKTVENYGDHPALVSKTGGQWVTLTWRQYYEQCRAAAKSFLKLGLKRYRGVGILGFNSPEWFISDVGCIFAGGLATGIYTTNSPEACQYVAAICEANILVVENQKQLEKILQVKDQLPHLKAIVQYKGELQQKAPYLYTWAEFMKLGEDVPDEQLNAVIDSLRANKCCTLIFTSGTTGNPKGVMLSHDNLTWTVSSAASMVNIKYAEEVMVSYLPLSHVAAQLLDMWMCMYFAMTTYFADPDALKGSLVNTLKEARPTCFLGVPRVWEKMQEKMKAVGAKASPMRRTVAGWAKSIGLQYNYSVMNGENQVPWGFMLANNLVFKKVSESLGLDRCKLCFTGAAPITKDSLEYFMSLNIPLLELYGMSESTGPHTVSTRDNYRITSCGKVKPGSKTKLENPDKDGSGEICFWGRHVFMGYLNMPDKTEEALDQDGWLHSGDLGRHDQNGFLFITGRIKELIITAGGENIPPVPIEDAVKAEVPIIGNAMLIGDRLKFLSMLLTLKCVVDDNGEPTDELSPEALNFCQQNDVTATTVSEIIANKEPAIYNAIQEGMERVNARSTSNAQKIQKWVILERDFSIGGGELGPTMKLRRPIVGKMYQEKINKLYATEQ; encoded by the exons ATGGAGGGCTCGGGCCCTGGCTCAGAGACTCCCCTGACCGTCCCTCAGCTGTTCTTGAAGACGGTGGAAAACTACGGGGATCATCCCGCCTTGGTTTCTAAAACAGGGGGCCAGTGGGTGACTCTTACCTGGAGGCAATACTACGAGCAGTGCCGGGCAGCAGCTAAAAGTTTCCttaag TTGGGGCTGAAGCGTTACCGTGGTGTGGGGATTCTGGGATTCAACTCCCCTGAATGGTTCATCTCAGACGTCGGCTGCATCTTTGCCGG GGGTCTGGCAACTGGAATTTACACCACCAACTCGCCTGAAGCCTGTCAGTATGTGGCTGCTATCTGTGAGGCCAACATCCTGGTTGTGGAGAATCAGAAACAGCTCGAAAAAATCCTGCAG GTTAAAGATCAACTACCTCATCTGAAAGCCATTGTCCAGTATAAAGGcgagctgcagcagaaagcaCCATACCTGTATACA TGGGCAGAGTTCATGAAGCTGGGAGAAGACGTGCCTGACGAGCAGCTGAATGCTGTGATTGACAGTCTTCGGGCCAACAAGTGCTGTACTCTCATCTTTACCTCTGGAACAACTGGCAACCCGAAAGGAGTCATGTTGAGCCATGACAAT CTTACATGGACAGTCAGCAGTGCAGCTTCCATGGTCAATATAAAGTACGCTGAGGAGGTGATGGTCAGTTACCTGCCGCTGAGCCACGTGGCTGCCCAGCTACTTGACATGTGGATGTGTATGTATTTCGCCATGACCACCTACTTTGCAGACCCAGACGCCCTCAAG GGCTCCTTAGTAAACACTCTGAAAGAGGCTCGTCCAACTTGTTTCCTGGGGGTTCCTCGTGTGTGGGAGAAGATGCAGGAGAAGATGAAAGCTGTCGGTGCAAAGGCCTCCCCAATGAGGAGGACAGTGGCAGGATGGGCCAAGTCCATAGGCCTGCAGTACAACTACAGTGTCATGAACGG GGAGAATCAGGTGCCTTGGGGCTTCATGCTGGCTAATAATCTGGTTTTTAAGAAGGTCAGTGAATCGCTGGGCTTAGACCGCTGCAAGCTCTGCTTCACGGGCGCTGCCCCCATCACCAAAGATTCTCTGGAGTACTTCATGAGCCTGAACATCCCTTTGCTGGAGTTATACGGCATGAGTGAAAGCACCGGCCCACATACTGTTTCCACTAGAGACAACTACCGCATCACAAG CTGTGGAAAGGTGAAGCCAGGCAGCAAGACAAAGCTGGAGAACCCAGATAAGGACGGGAGTGGAGAGATATGTTTCTGGGGCCGGCACGTCTTCATGGGCTACCTGAACATGCCGGACAAAACAGAAGAGGCGCTCGACCAGGACGGCTGGCTGCACTCTGGAGATCTGGGAAGACACGACCAGAATGGCTTCTTGTTCATCACGGGAAGGATCAAGG AACTGATCATCACCGCCGGTGGAGAGAACATCCCTCCTGTGCCCATCGAGGATGCAGTGAAGGCCGAGGTGCCCATCATCGGCAACGCCATGCTGATCGGAGACAGGCTGAAGTTCCTCTCCATGCTGCTCACGCTCAAA TGTGTGGTGGACGACAACGGCGAGCCCACCGACGAGCTGAGCCCTGAGGCTTTGAACTTCTGCCAGCAGAACGACGTCACAGCGACCACGGTGTCAGAGATCATAGCCAATAAGGAGCCAGCTATCTACAACGCCATTCAGGAGGGCATGGAGCGCGTCAACGCCAGATCAACGTCCAACGCCCAGAAGATCCAGAAGTGGGTCATACTGGAGCGAGACTTCTCCATTGGTGGAGGAGAACTGG gACCCACCATGAAACTGAGGAGGCCTATTGTTGGGAAGATGTACcaggagaaaataaacaaattgtaTGCTACAGAACAATAG
- the LOC115013089 gene encoding long-chain-fatty-acid--CoA ligase ACSBG2-like isoform X2 — MSALECSVKRNGVAVMGGEAESISTKKAPALSDSKNVKTHSTEGHSQEEPKAVLLSTVNAPTLLAPADQLWSTSRDTAVRLRMEGSGPGSETPLTVPQLFLKTVENYGDHPALVSKTGGQWVTLTWRQYYEQCRAAAKSFLKLGLKRYRGVGILGFNSPEWFISDVGCIFAGGLATGIYTTNSPEACQYVAAICEANILVVENQKQLEKILQVKDQLPHLKAIVQYKGELQQKAPYLYTWAEFMKLGEDVPDEQLNAVIDSLRANKCCTLIFTSGTTGNPKGVMLSHDNLTWTVSSAASMVNIKYAEEVMVSYLPLSHVAAQLLDMWMCMYFAMTTYFADPDALKGSLVNTLKEARPTCFLGVPRVWEKMQEKMKAVGAKASPMRRTVAGWAKSIGLQYNYSVMNGENQVPWGFMLANNLVFKKVSESLGLDRCKLCFTGAAPITKDSLEYFMSLNIPLLELYGMSESTGPHTVSTRDNYRITSCGKVKPGSKTKLENPDKDGSGEICFWGRHVFMGYLNMPDKTEEALDQDGWLHSGDLGRHDQNGFLFITGRIKELIITAGGENIPPVPIEDAVKAEVPIIGNAMLIGDRLKFLSMLLTLKCVVDDNGEPTDELSPEALNFCQQNDVTATTVSEIIANKEPAIYNAIQEGMERVNARSTSNAQKIQKWVILERDFSIGGGELGPTMKLKRPVVVKMYQEKINELYAEKQ; from the exons ATGAGTGCCCTAGAGTGTTCAGTTAAGAGGAATGGTGTTGCAGTCATGGGTGGTGAAGCTGAGAG CATCTCTACAAAAAAGGCACCGGCACTGTCAGACTCCAAAAACGTAAAGACCCACTCTACTGAAGGACATTCACAAG AAGAGCCCAAGGCAGTGCTCTTGTCGACGGTGAACGCGCCAACACTTCTGGCCCCAGCTGACCAGCTGTGGAGCACCAGCAGAGACACGGCAGTCCGCCTGAGGATGGAGGGCTCGGGCCCTGGCTCAGAGACTCCCCTGACCGTCCCTCAGCTGTTCTTGAAGACGGTGGAAAACTACGGGGATCATCCCGCCTTGGTTTCTAAAACAGGGGGCCAGTGGGTGACTCTTACCTGGAGGCAATACTACGAGCAGTGCCGGGCAGCAGCTAAAAGTTTCCttaag TTGGGGCTGAAGCGTTACCGTGGTGTGGGGATTCTGGGATTCAACTCCCCTGAATGGTTCATCTCAGACGTCGGCTGCATCTTTGCCGG GGGTCTGGCAACTGGAATTTACACCACCAACTCGCCTGAAGCCTGTCAGTATGTGGCTGCTATCTGTGAGGCCAACATCCTGGTTGTGGAGAATCAGAAACAGCTCGAAAAAATCCTGCAG GTTAAAGATCAACTACCTCATCTGAAAGCCATTGTCCAGTATAAAGGcgagctgcagcagaaagcaCCATACCTGTATACA TGGGCAGAGTTCATGAAGCTGGGAGAAGACGTGCCTGACGAGCAGCTGAATGCTGTGATTGACAGTCTTCGGGCCAACAAGTGCTGTACTCTCATCTTTACCTCTGGAACAACTGGCAACCCGAAAGGAGTCATGTTGAGCCATGACAAT CTTACATGGACAGTCAGCAGTGCAGCTTCCATGGTCAATATAAAGTACGCTGAGGAGGTGATGGTCAGTTACCTGCCGCTGAGCCACGTGGCTGCCCAGCTACTTGACATGTGGATGTGTATGTATTTCGCCATGACCACCTACTTTGCAGACCCAGACGCCCTCAAG GGCTCCTTAGTAAACACTCTGAAAGAGGCTCGTCCAACTTGTTTCCTGGGGGTTCCTCGTGTGTGGGAGAAGATGCAGGAGAAGATGAAAGCTGTCGGTGCAAAGGCCTCCCCAATGAGGAGGACAGTGGCAGGATGGGCCAAGTCCATAGGCCTGCAGTACAACTACAGTGTCATGAACGG GGAGAATCAGGTGCCTTGGGGCTTCATGCTGGCTAATAATCTGGTTTTTAAGAAGGTCAGTGAATCGCTGGGCTTAGACCGCTGCAAGCTCTGCTTCACGGGCGCTGCCCCCATCACCAAAGATTCTCTGGAGTACTTCATGAGCCTGAACATCCCTTTGCTGGAGTTATACGGCATGAGTGAAAGCACCGGCCCACATACTGTTTCCACTAGAGACAACTACCGCATCACAAG CTGTGGAAAGGTGAAGCCAGGCAGCAAGACAAAGCTGGAGAACCCAGATAAGGACGGGAGTGGAGAGATATGTTTCTGGGGCCGGCACGTCTTCATGGGCTACCTGAACATGCCGGACAAAACAGAAGAGGCGCTCGACCAGGACGGCTGGCTGCACTCTGGAGATCTGGGAAGACACGACCAGAATGGCTTCTTGTTCATCACGGGAAGGATCAAGG AACTGATCATCACCGCCGGTGGAGAGAACATCCCTCCTGTGCCCATCGAGGATGCAGTGAAGGCCGAGGTGCCCATCATCGGCAACGCCATGCTGATCGGAGACAGGCTGAAGTTCCTCTCCATGCTGCTCACGCTCAAA TGTGTGGTGGACGACAACGGCGAGCCCACCGACGAGCTGAGCCCTGAGGCTTTGAACTTCTGCCAGCAGAACGACGTCACAGCGACCACGGTGTCAGAGATCATAGCCAATAAGGAGCCAGCTATCTACAACGCCATTCAGGAGGGCATGGAGCGCGTCAACGCCAGATCAACGTCCAACGCCCAGAAGATCCAGAAGTGGGTCATACTGGAGCGAGACTTCTCCATTGGTGGAGGAGAACTGG
- the mrps30 gene encoding large ribosomal subunit protein mL65 produces MAARTRLPLLFPKNLPPFRNQKLAHTEAAVKEPAYPPIVPSLTAKSKSAVQRQAGEHVKNICASPVEEKLSLITRIQRMKFIVYPQTFALNADRWYQHFTKTAYIPGLPEKFTLSPEKETGGEEEQPAAVVTVPGIGHDGFADIRSLVTRVILQENWHTKKRKPFLSRKQEQMVGPFVRNLVTGLTFSLAKYNPLLLLSSLDINPQVNFYWRRGQRIIPKGHRRGRQEPIRFQIDDQPNTQIRITQQLPQFTPLEDSYAAEVPEVMLAPNLMPLFRRQYENNIFTGAKLPDPACYGHTQFHLVPDRYHRDRMARQQLSDQVEVFLRANALTSLFAWTGAQAMYQGFWNHEDVTRPFVSQAVITDGQFFSFFCYQLNTVALSVEMDANNPRKNLLWGTESLRLYESVQDGEVVGLNDDVLKLLIQFLINRP; encoded by the exons ATGGCGGCCCGCACACGGCTGCCCTTGCTGTTCCCTAAAAACCTGCCTCCGTTTAGAAACCAAAAGCTTGCCCACACTGAGGCGGCGGTCAAAGAGCCTGCGTATCCCCCCATCGTCCCCTCTCTCACGGCTAAAAGCAAATCTGCCGTGCAGAGACAGGCTGGTGAGCATGTAAAGAACATATGCGCGTCTCCAGTGGAGGAGAAGCTCTCCCTCATCACTCGCATCCAGCGGATGAAATTTATAGTTTACCCCCAGACTTTCGCATTGAACGCCGACAGATGGTACCAGCACTTCACCAAGACCGCATATATCCCTGGCCTACCCGAGAAATTCACCCTGAGCCCGGAGAAGGAGACcgggggagaggaggagcagcccGCTGCAGTTGTAACAGTACCGGGGATTGGACATGATGGGTTCGCGGACATCCGCTCCTTGGTCACTCGTGTGATTTTACAAGAGAACTGGCACACGAAGAAACGCAAACCTTTCCTGTCCAGAAAACAGGAGCAAATGGTTGGACCTTTTGTGAGAAACCTGGTGACTGGACTCACCTTCAGTCTGGCCAAATACaaccctctgctcctcctctccagtCTGG ATATTAATCCCCAGGTAAACTTCTACTGGAGGAGGGGACAGAGGATCATCCCAAAGGGGCACCGGAGAGGTCGACAAGAGCCAATCAGGTTCCAGATCGATGACCAACCAAATACTCAGATCAGGATAACTCAACAACTGCCCCAG TTCACCCCGCTGGAGGACTCTTATGCCGCTGAAGTTCCAGAGGTCATGTTGGCTCCTAACCTGATGCCTCTGTTCAGAAGGCAGTATGAAAACAACATCTTTACAG GTGCCAAGCTACCAGACCCGGCATGCTACGGTCACACTCAGTTCCACCTGGTGCCTGATCGATACCACAGAGACCGGATGGCCCGGCAGCAGCTGTCTGATCAGGTGGAGGTCTTCCTCAGAGCCAATGCTCTCACCAGCCTCTTCGCCTGGACAGGAGCTCAGGCCATGTACCAGG GTTTCTGGAACCACGAGGACGTCACCAGGCCTTTCGTGTCGCAGGCTGTGATCACAGACGGCcagttcttctccttcttctgctaCCAGCTCAACACAGTGGCTCTCTCTGTGGAGATGGACGCAAACAACCCCAGAAAAAACCTCCTGTGGGGCACCGAGAGCCTGCGGCTGTACGAGAGCGTGCAGGACGGAGAGGTGGTGGGTCTGAACGACGACGTCCTCAAGCTTCTGATTCAGTTCCTCATCAACCGACCGTAG
- the LOC115013089 gene encoding long-chain-fatty-acid--CoA ligase ACSBG2-like isoform X1, whose amino-acid sequence MSALECSVKRNGVAVMGGEAESISTKKAPALSDSKNVKTHSTEGHSQEEPKAVLLSTVNAPTLLAPADQLWSTSRDTAVRLRMEGSGPGSETPLTVPQLFLKTVENYGDHPALVSKTGGQWVTLTWRQYYEQCRAAAKSFLKLGLKRYRGVGILGFNSPEWFISDVGCIFAGGLATGIYTTNSPEACQYVAAICEANILVVENQKQLEKILQVKDQLPHLKAIVQYKGELQQKAPYLYTWAEFMKLGEDVPDEQLNAVIDSLRANKCCTLIFTSGTTGNPKGVMLSHDNLTWTVSSAASMVNIKYAEEVMVSYLPLSHVAAQLLDMWMCMYFAMTTYFADPDALKGSLVNTLKEARPTCFLGVPRVWEKMQEKMKAVGAKASPMRRTVAGWAKSIGLQYNYSVMNGENQVPWGFMLANNLVFKKVSESLGLDRCKLCFTGAAPITKDSLEYFMSLNIPLLELYGMSESTGPHTVSTRDNYRITSCGKVKPGSKTKLENPDKDGSGEICFWGRHVFMGYLNMPDKTEEALDQDGWLHSGDLGRHDQNGFLFITGRIKELIITAGGENIPPVPIEDAVKAEVPIIGNAMLIGDRLKFLSMLLTLKCVVDDNGEPTDELSPEALNFCQQNDVTATTVSEIIANKEPAIYNAIQEGMERVNARSTSNAQKIQKWVILERDFSIGGGELGPTMKLRRPIVGKMYQEKINKLYATEQ is encoded by the exons ATGAGTGCCCTAGAGTGTTCAGTTAAGAGGAATGGTGTTGCAGTCATGGGTGGTGAAGCTGAGAG CATCTCTACAAAAAAGGCACCGGCACTGTCAGACTCCAAAAACGTAAAGACCCACTCTACTGAAGGACATTCACAAG AAGAGCCCAAGGCAGTGCTCTTGTCGACGGTGAACGCGCCAACACTTCTGGCCCCAGCTGACCAGCTGTGGAGCACCAGCAGAGACACGGCAGTCCGCCTGAGGATGGAGGGCTCGGGCCCTGGCTCAGAGACTCCCCTGACCGTCCCTCAGCTGTTCTTGAAGACGGTGGAAAACTACGGGGATCATCCCGCCTTGGTTTCTAAAACAGGGGGCCAGTGGGTGACTCTTACCTGGAGGCAATACTACGAGCAGTGCCGGGCAGCAGCTAAAAGTTTCCttaag TTGGGGCTGAAGCGTTACCGTGGTGTGGGGATTCTGGGATTCAACTCCCCTGAATGGTTCATCTCAGACGTCGGCTGCATCTTTGCCGG GGGTCTGGCAACTGGAATTTACACCACCAACTCGCCTGAAGCCTGTCAGTATGTGGCTGCTATCTGTGAGGCCAACATCCTGGTTGTGGAGAATCAGAAACAGCTCGAAAAAATCCTGCAG GTTAAAGATCAACTACCTCATCTGAAAGCCATTGTCCAGTATAAAGGcgagctgcagcagaaagcaCCATACCTGTATACA TGGGCAGAGTTCATGAAGCTGGGAGAAGACGTGCCTGACGAGCAGCTGAATGCTGTGATTGACAGTCTTCGGGCCAACAAGTGCTGTACTCTCATCTTTACCTCTGGAACAACTGGCAACCCGAAAGGAGTCATGTTGAGCCATGACAAT CTTACATGGACAGTCAGCAGTGCAGCTTCCATGGTCAATATAAAGTACGCTGAGGAGGTGATGGTCAGTTACCTGCCGCTGAGCCACGTGGCTGCCCAGCTACTTGACATGTGGATGTGTATGTATTTCGCCATGACCACCTACTTTGCAGACCCAGACGCCCTCAAG GGCTCCTTAGTAAACACTCTGAAAGAGGCTCGTCCAACTTGTTTCCTGGGGGTTCCTCGTGTGTGGGAGAAGATGCAGGAGAAGATGAAAGCTGTCGGTGCAAAGGCCTCCCCAATGAGGAGGACAGTGGCAGGATGGGCCAAGTCCATAGGCCTGCAGTACAACTACAGTGTCATGAACGG GGAGAATCAGGTGCCTTGGGGCTTCATGCTGGCTAATAATCTGGTTTTTAAGAAGGTCAGTGAATCGCTGGGCTTAGACCGCTGCAAGCTCTGCTTCACGGGCGCTGCCCCCATCACCAAAGATTCTCTGGAGTACTTCATGAGCCTGAACATCCCTTTGCTGGAGTTATACGGCATGAGTGAAAGCACCGGCCCACATACTGTTTCCACTAGAGACAACTACCGCATCACAAG CTGTGGAAAGGTGAAGCCAGGCAGCAAGACAAAGCTGGAGAACCCAGATAAGGACGGGAGTGGAGAGATATGTTTCTGGGGCCGGCACGTCTTCATGGGCTACCTGAACATGCCGGACAAAACAGAAGAGGCGCTCGACCAGGACGGCTGGCTGCACTCTGGAGATCTGGGAAGACACGACCAGAATGGCTTCTTGTTCATCACGGGAAGGATCAAGG AACTGATCATCACCGCCGGTGGAGAGAACATCCCTCCTGTGCCCATCGAGGATGCAGTGAAGGCCGAGGTGCCCATCATCGGCAACGCCATGCTGATCGGAGACAGGCTGAAGTTCCTCTCCATGCTGCTCACGCTCAAA TGTGTGGTGGACGACAACGGCGAGCCCACCGACGAGCTGAGCCCTGAGGCTTTGAACTTCTGCCAGCAGAACGACGTCACAGCGACCACGGTGTCAGAGATCATAGCCAATAAGGAGCCAGCTATCTACAACGCCATTCAGGAGGGCATGGAGCGCGTCAACGCCAGATCAACGTCCAACGCCCAGAAGATCCAGAAGTGGGTCATACTGGAGCGAGACTTCTCCATTGGTGGAGGAGAACTGG gACCCACCATGAAACTGAGGAGGCCTATTGTTGGGAAGATGTACcaggagaaaataaacaaattgtaTGCTACAGAACAATAG